One Thiocapsa rosea genomic window carries:
- a CDS encoding hemerythrin domain-containing protein: MSGLLIDPDDTRFRLGVQAMDHVHGEFIALLNAMAEADQARFLEMFEHLVDHTAAHFDQEERWMIETRFPALQEHRGDHRRVLGDLRAIGQRSTRGKFAMGRAYVREFLPGWFAVHAVTMDSALAAHLNANPGS; this comes from the coding sequence ATGAGCGGGCTCCTGATCGATCCCGACGACACCCGCTTCCGCCTAGGCGTGCAGGCGATGGATCATGTTCATGGTGAGTTCATCGCCTTGTTAAACGCCATGGCCGAGGCCGATCAAGCCCGCTTCCTGGAGATGTTCGAGCACCTCGTCGACCACACCGCGGCGCATTTCGACCAGGAAGAGCGGTGGATGATCGAGACTCGGTTTCCGGCTCTGCAGGAACATCGCGGCGATCATCGGCGTGTGCTGGGCGATCTCAGAGCCATCGGTCAACGCTCGACTCGGGGCAAATTCGCCATGGGTCGAGCCTATGTGCGCGAATTCTTGCCGGGTTGGTTTGCGGTGCATGCCGTGACCATGGACAGCGCCCTGGCCGCCCATCTGAATGCGAACCCGGGTTCCTGA
- the grxD gene encoding Grx4 family monothiol glutaredoxin, with protein sequence MKTTDKIRQQLAENPIVLYMKGTPREPRCGFSAKAAAALQATGVEFAYVDVLAAPLFMQALPEVSDFPTFPQLFIKGEVIGGSDIIEAMLASGELLPMLKDAAA encoded by the coding sequence ATGAAAACCACCGACAAGATCCGTCAACAACTCGCGGAAAACCCGATCGTCCTCTATATGAAGGGCACGCCGCGCGAGCCACGCTGCGGGTTCTCCGCCAAGGCCGCGGCCGCGCTGCAAGCCACCGGCGTGGAATTCGCCTATGTCGATGTCTTGGCCGCACCCCTGTTCATGCAGGCGCTGCCCGAGGTGTCGGATTTTCCCACCTTCCCGCAACTCTTCATCAAGGGCGAGGTCATCGGCGGCAGCGACATCATCGAGGCCATGCTTGCGAGCGGCGAACTGCTGCCGATGCTGAAAGACGCGGCCGCCTGA
- a CDS encoding BolA/IbaG family iron-sulfur metabolism protein: protein MDQDEIVKRVRAEHPDAVVDIAGADCNFELHIVSEGFAGQGLLQRQKSVLALFKDELKSGALHALTIKAKTPQEKAAEAP from the coding sequence ATGGACCAAGACGAGATCGTCAAACGCGTTCGGGCCGAACACCCGGACGCGGTCGTAGACATCGCCGGGGCCGACTGCAATTTCGAGCTCCACATCGTCAGCGAAGGTTTCGCCGGACAAGGGCTGTTGCAACGCCAAAAGAGCGTCTTGGCGCTATTCAAGGACGAGTTGAAGTCCGGCGCGCTGCACGCCTTGACGATCAAGGCCAAGACACCGCAAGAGAAGGCCGCGGAGGCCCCGTGA
- a CDS encoding penicillin acylase family protein, whose protein sequence is MKTWILRLLFGVASVVLMAGFATWWLIRGSLPMLDGDLPVAGLDHPVTIERDEQGIPTIRASTRRDLAFATGFVHGQDRFFQMDLIRRKAAGELSEMFGAAALPLDKHHRFHRFRARAQAVMQTLTATERAILDAYASGVNTGLGSLSVRPFEYLLLREQPKPWRTQDTILVVYAMFMQLNDDRARGDVQRGLAQSVLPANVYAWLYPTGTSWDAPLVGGAIETVPMPEAGDDAIRHVALIPEHATEQGSPALNGSNNWAVGGALTHHGRALVSNDMHLGLSVPNLYYRARLITTGDGERDVTGVSLPGTPFVVAGSNGRVAWGYTNSYGDWSDAVVLRPGAAAGTYRTPDGEEAFVVHREWINVKQADPVEYRIRETRWGPVDDGNQFAGSDVAVRWLAHSPRAVNLKILELETVANLDAALDVANTMGLPPQNVVAGDAHGTIGWSIAGQIPVKRGYDPMVPADWSNGGGWTGWLDAADYPRVVNPESQRIWTANARVVDGDALRTIGDGGYDLGARAKQIRDRLFEKDRFAPEDMLAIQRDHEALFLGRWRTLLLEVLASGGPEMDEYRSLVENWIPAASADSVGYRLVRAFRLQVRQNVFAALTTQVGDVHGENADLLISHQFEAPLWAVLTEKPRHLLPANFESWDALMLAAVRENIDSFEKRFDGALSERTWGELNTAHIAHPISQAVPWLSGWLDMPREALPGDANLPLAQSPVFGASQRFSVSPGDEANGLMQMPTGQSGHPMSPFYRRGHDDWVSGTPSPFLPGPTRHRLTLKPAR, encoded by the coding sequence ATGAAGACCTGGATCCTTCGCCTCCTGTTCGGCGTCGCTTCAGTCGTTCTGATGGCAGGCTTCGCGACCTGGTGGCTGATTCGCGGCAGTCTTCCGATGCTCGACGGCGACCTTCCCGTTGCGGGTCTGGATCATCCTGTGACCATCGAACGCGATGAGCAGGGTATCCCGACGATCCGTGCATCCACGCGACGCGACTTGGCTTTTGCGACGGGATTCGTGCACGGGCAGGATCGTTTCTTCCAGATGGACTTGATTCGCCGCAAGGCTGCCGGCGAGCTCTCGGAGATGTTCGGCGCGGCGGCTTTGCCGCTCGACAAGCATCATCGCTTTCATCGATTCCGCGCTCGCGCACAGGCCGTCATGCAGACACTGACGGCGACCGAGCGGGCCATCCTCGACGCCTATGCCTCCGGCGTGAATACGGGTCTCGGGAGTCTGTCGGTCCGGCCATTCGAATACCTGTTGTTGCGTGAACAACCGAAGCCTTGGAGGACGCAGGATACGATTCTCGTCGTCTACGCGATGTTCATGCAGCTGAACGACGACAGGGCGCGGGGCGACGTCCAACGCGGGCTTGCGCAATCGGTGCTGCCGGCCAACGTCTATGCCTGGCTCTATCCAACCGGCACGAGCTGGGATGCCCCGCTTGTCGGCGGAGCGATCGAGACCGTTCCGATGCCGGAGGCCGGTGACGATGCGATCCGGCACGTCGCGCTCATCCCTGAACACGCGACCGAGCAGGGCAGCCCTGCGTTGAACGGCAGCAACAACTGGGCGGTCGGCGGCGCGCTGACCCATCACGGTCGGGCGCTGGTCTCGAACGATATGCACCTGGGCCTCTCGGTCCCCAATCTCTACTACCGGGCGCGCCTGATCACGACGGGCGACGGCGAGCGAGACGTGACCGGGGTCTCTCTGCCCGGCACGCCGTTCGTGGTTGCCGGCAGCAACGGCCGCGTGGCGTGGGGATACACCAACAGCTACGGCGACTGGTCCGACGCCGTCGTGCTCAGGCCGGGTGCAGCCGCCGGGACGTATCGAACGCCGGACGGGGAGGAGGCGTTCGTCGTGCATCGGGAGTGGATCAACGTCAAGCAGGCGGATCCTGTCGAGTACAGGATCCGGGAAACCCGATGGGGCCCCGTCGACGACGGCAATCAGTTTGCCGGCAGCGACGTGGCGGTGCGCTGGCTCGCCCACAGTCCTCGGGCCGTCAACCTGAAAATCCTCGAGCTCGAAACGGTTGCGAACCTCGATGCTGCGCTCGACGTCGCGAATACGATGGGTTTGCCGCCACAGAATGTCGTGGCGGGCGATGCGCACGGCACTATCGGCTGGAGCATCGCCGGTCAAATCCCGGTGAAGCGTGGATACGACCCGATGGTTCCCGCCGACTGGAGCAACGGGGGTGGATGGACAGGCTGGCTGGATGCGGCCGACTATCCGCGCGTCGTCAATCCGGAGTCGCAGCGGATTTGGACGGCGAACGCGCGCGTCGTCGACGGTGACGCGCTGCGGACGATCGGAGATGGCGGCTACGACCTCGGCGCGCGGGCGAAGCAGATCAGGGACCGGCTATTCGAGAAAGACCGCTTTGCGCCGGAAGACATGTTGGCGATTCAGCGCGATCACGAGGCGCTGTTCCTCGGGCGATGGAGAACATTGCTGCTCGAGGTGCTTGCCTCCGGCGGACCCGAGATGGATGAGTATCGGTCACTGGTGGAGAACTGGATTCCCGCAGCGTCCGCCGATTCCGTCGGCTATCGGCTGGTGCGTGCATTCCGGTTGCAGGTGCGGCAGAACGTGTTTGCCGCACTGACGACTCAGGTGGGGGATGTGCATGGAGAGAACGCCGATCTGCTGATCAGTCACCAGTTCGAGGCACCTTTGTGGGCCGTTCTGACCGAGAAGCCACGCCATCTGTTGCCCGCGAATTTCGAGAGCTGGGATGCACTGATGCTCGCCGCCGTGCGCGAAAACATCGACAGCTTCGAGAAGCGCTTCGACGGTGCCCTGTCTGAACGGACCTGGGGCGAGTTGAATACCGCGCACATCGCCCACCCGATCAGTCAAGCCGTTCCGTGGCTGTCCGGATGGCTGGACATGCCCCGCGAGGCGCTGCCGGGCGATGCGAACCTGCCGCTCGCGCAGAGTCCGGTTTTCGGTGCCTCCCAACGGTTCTCCGTGTCACCCGGCGACGAGGCCAACGGTCTGATGCAGATGCCGACCGGTCAAAGCGGTCATCCGATGTCGCCGTTCTACCGACGCGGCCATGACGACTGGGTTTCCGGTACCCCAAGCCCGTTCCTGCCGGGGCCAACACGCCACCGACTGACGCTGAAACCTGCTCGTTAG
- a CDS encoding lysozyme inhibitor LprI family protein produces MMRANLLLSLMLVIGTSQAQTQSDLNRSACAELDAADAELNSVYREIRERYRGEALFLDKLKTAQRAWIAFRDAELAALYPAQDKQIEYGSMYPMCECTTLAGLTRERTAQLRGWLDVEEGDGCGGSRRP; encoded by the coding sequence ATGATGCGAGCCAACCTGTTGCTTTCCCTTATGCTCGTCATCGGTACGAGTCAGGCGCAGACCCAATCTGACCTGAATCGGAGCGCTTGCGCGGAGCTGGATGCGGCCGATGCCGAGTTGAACAGCGTCTACCGAGAAATCCGCGAGCGTTATCGGGGCGAGGCGCTGTTTCTCGACAAACTGAAGACCGCGCAGCGTGCCTGGATCGCCTTCCGAGATGCCGAGCTTGCCGCACTCTACCCGGCGCAGGACAAGCAGATCGAATACGGGTCCATGTATCCGATGTGCGAATGCACGACGTTGGCCGGGCTGACGCGTGAGCGTACCGCGCAATTGCGGGGATGGCTGGACGTGGAGGAAGGCGATGGGTGTGGCGGAAGCCGGAGACCGTAA
- a CDS encoding lipocalin family protein — MFACRNRGGPGRRQPHLPAETLEDLIAKARAAGFETDTLIFPAPAVPTPIAASPE; from the coding sequence GTGTTCGCGTGCCGGAACCGCGGTGGTCCAGGGCGTCGGCAACCGCACTTACCGGCCGAGACCCTGGAGGATCTGATCGCCAAGGCACGGGCGGCCGGCTTCGAGACCGACACGCTCATCTTTCCCGCGCCCGCCGTTCCGACGCCCATCGCTGCCAGTCCCGAATGA
- a CDS encoding VOC family protein codes for MLTHFDHVTVAVRDIDAAKDFFTALGFEEVKDVVIRGERMDRYMGVRGIEAEHVTLVLKDASPRAEVQLLRYLHPETPADPSIPNLARVGFNHICFAVDDLDAEVVRLRALGISFRNEVMEFHDRKLVFLAGPEGITLELAQWLPAPGQA; via the coding sequence ATGCTCACGCATTTCGACCACGTCACCGTCGCGGTCCGCGACATCGATGCCGCGAAGGACTTCTTCACGGCCCTGGGTTTCGAGGAGGTCAAGGATGTCGTGATCCGCGGCGAACGCATGGATCGCTACATGGGGGTCCGCGGTATCGAGGCCGAGCACGTCACCTTGGTCCTGAAGGACGCCTCGCCGCGCGCCGAGGTGCAGTTGCTCCGCTACCTACACCCGGAAACACCCGCCGACCCATCGATCCCCAACCTGGCCCGCGTCGGCTTTAACCACATCTGCTTCGCGGTCGACGACCTGGATGCCGAGGTCGTACGCCTGAGGGCGCTGGGCATCTCGTTTCGAAACGAAGTCATGGAGTTCCACGACCGCAAGCTGGTCTTCCTCGCCGGCCCCGAAGGAATCACCCTCGAGCTGGCCCAGTGGCTACCCGCTCCGGGCCAAGCCTGA
- a CDS encoding SAM-dependent methyltransferase yields the protein MWNERYAEDDYAYGTAPNDFLVEQADRLPQGPVLCLAEGEGRNAVWLAARGHAVTAMDASVVGLEKASRLAAERGVRIVTCCSDLAQFEIQPNAWSGIVSIFAHVPPDLRRAVHRRVVEGLRPGGALILEAYTPEQLRFGTGGPPVAELTMSLATLQVELAGLVFEVARECEREVFEGRYHQGRGHVVQILGRKPAEG from the coding sequence ATGTGGAATGAACGCTACGCCGAGGACGACTATGCCTACGGCACCGCGCCGAACGACTTTCTGGTCGAGCAGGCGGATCGGCTGCCGCAAGGCCCGGTGCTGTGCTTGGCCGAGGGCGAGGGGCGCAACGCGGTCTGGTTGGCAGCACGCGGCCATGCGGTGACCGCGATGGACGCCTCGGTCGTCGGCCTGGAGAAGGCCAGTCGTCTGGCCGCCGAGCGCGGGGTGCGGATCGTGACCTGCTGCAGCGATCTCGCACAGTTCGAAATCCAGCCGAACGCCTGGTCGGGGATCGTCTCGATCTTCGCCCATGTGCCGCCGGACCTGCGCCGGGCGGTGCACCGACGCGTGGTGGAGGGGCTGCGTCCGGGCGGCGCCTTGATCCTGGAAGCCTACACCCCCGAGCAGCTGCGCTTCGGCACCGGCGGTCCGCCCGTGGCCGAGCTGACCATGAGCCTCGCCACCCTTCAAGTCGAGCTTGCCGGCCTGGTGTTCGAGGTGGCACGCGAGTGCGAACGCGAGGTCTTCGAAGGGCGCTACCATCAGGGACGCGGTCATGTCGTGCAGATCCTCGGGCGCAAGCCGGCGGAGGGTTGA
- a CDS encoding DUF427 domain-containing protein gives MVKAVWKECVIAESEHVQEMDGYVYFPIASVREELLEPSARRSVCPSKGEARYFHILVGNDCNVDAAWRYPHPKPSAARIAEHIAFWRGVTVER, from the coding sequence ATGGTGAAAGCAGTTTGGAAAGAATGCGTGATCGCCGAGAGCGAGCACGTCCAGGAGATGGATGGCTATGTCTATTTTCCGATCGCGTCGGTCCGTGAGGAACTGCTGGAGCCCAGCGCGCGGCGGTCGGTGTGTCCGAGCAAAGGCGAAGCCCGCTACTTCCATATCTTGGTCGGCAACGACTGCAACGTCGACGCCGCCTGGCGTTATCCACACCCGAAACCCTCGGCCGCACGCATCGCCGAGCATATCGCCTTCTGGCGCGGGGTCACGGTGGAGCGCTGA
- a CDS encoding cysteine hydrolase family protein, giving the protein MRWKTAYRSFYYAQAPEPADLVLDPAETALLCIDVQNLYLEIPADPDEAARWFPFHRRMREIVIPTTRALQDAFRAKGMDVIHARIACLLEDGRDRSLSQKKPGWNALLLPKDSTASQLVPELAPHPGEIVVTKTTDSALTGTNLRLILANLGIRNVVLTGIFTDQCVSSTVRSLADESFNVIVVEDGCAAGTDALHRRELEIINMIYCQVLGSVELRDIMGL; this is encoded by the coding sequence ATGCGCTGGAAGACCGCCTACCGCTCCTTCTACTACGCGCAGGCGCCCGAGCCCGCGGACCTGGTGCTGGATCCCGCCGAGACGGCGCTGCTGTGCATCGACGTGCAGAACCTCTACCTGGAGATCCCGGCGGACCCGGACGAGGCCGCACGCTGGTTCCCCTTCCATCGGCGCATGCGCGAGATCGTCATCCCGACCACCCGCGCCCTGCAGGACGCCTTCCGCGCGAAGGGCATGGACGTGATCCACGCGCGCATTGCCTGCCTCCTCGAGGACGGGCGGGACCGCTCGCTCAGCCAGAAGAAGCCGGGCTGGAATGCGCTGCTCTTGCCCAAGGACAGCACGGCGAGTCAACTGGTGCCCGAGCTGGCACCGCACCCCGGCGAGATCGTCGTCACCAAGACCACCGACAGTGCCTTGACCGGGACCAACCTGCGTCTGATCCTCGCGAACCTGGGTATCCGCAACGTCGTGCTGACCGGGATCTTCACCGATCAATGCGTTTCCTCCACGGTGCGCAGTCTCGCCGACGAGAGCTTCAACGTCATCGTGGTCGAGGACGGCTGCGCGGCCGGCACCGACGCGCTGCACCGGCGCGAGCTGGAGATCATCAACATGATCTACTGTCAGGTGCTCGGCAGCGTGGAGCTGCGGGACATCATGGGGCTTTGA
- a CDS encoding ArsR/SmtB family transcription factor, with protein sequence MPLCEHPSAEIPDIPATTLLGHAAELFRAMGDPERLRLLAMLQGGERCVGELVGEQDKLSTVSARLQALHRARLLHRRREARHIYYRLADEHVARLLNNALEHAAERFATP encoded by the coding sequence ATGCCGCTCTGCGAACACCCATCAGCCGAGATCCCCGACATCCCGGCAACCACGCTTCTGGGCCATGCGGCCGAGTTGTTTCGGGCCATGGGTGATCCGGAGCGTCTCCGCCTTCTGGCCATGCTTCAGGGCGGCGAGCGTTGCGTAGGCGAGTTGGTCGGCGAGCAGGACAAACTCAGCACCGTCTCTGCGCGGCTACAGGCTCTGCATCGCGCCCGACTGCTGCACAGGCGCCGCGAGGCCCGACACATCTACTACCGGCTCGCCGACGAGCATGTAGCGAGACTGCTCAACAATGCACTGGAACACGCGGCGGAGCGATTTGCGACGCCGTAA
- a CDS encoding DUF4041 domain-containing protein — protein MPTSSDPATVVILGTVSVAAVIAVIVLSLVLARVVRERDRLKLFGDRLKERTDRTIAEQHAEIASLARFRDIRDAAATADQLRSASKALYEGTQRKTQEIIDEAERAAREITTKAERDAAWVLEAARQKAAAVRKDANLDAKTRRERADSVLADASAQAERIIASADRRAEEIAGDAYRALQEADRLGEVAEAMRNVIDGYGDRYLKPTFGLLDELAETYGFDDSGRQLKAARERTSLMVEEQRAATCEYVEAKRRDTAERFVVDAFNGKVDTILSRVKTTNYGVLEQEIRDAFALVNQNGKAFRDARITREYLQARLDELTSATAIEVKRQEDKAEQRRIREQIREEQKAQREIERALKESAREEESLQKALAKVQAEAEQASEAQRAAFDARLAELHARLEEAEARNQRALSMAQQTKAGHVYVISNIGSFGEDVFKVGMTRRLEPLDRVRELGDASVPFGFDVHALIWSEDAPALESALHRDFMREQVNKVNPRKEFFQVPLAAIRRQLEGRGIQASWTMAAAAAEYRESLALAKQLAEDPEKAREWTHRQSEYDLSTVYDKSESEDRTLANA, from the coding sequence ATGCCGACCTCCTCCGACCCCGCGACGGTCGTGATCCTTGGGACCGTTTCGGTCGCCGCCGTGATCGCCGTCATTGTTCTGTCCCTGGTCCTGGCCAGGGTCGTGCGCGAACGTGATCGGCTGAAGCTCTTCGGCGATCGCCTCAAAGAACGCACCGACCGCACCATCGCCGAGCAGCACGCCGAGATCGCATCGCTGGCGCGCTTTCGCGACATCCGCGATGCCGCGGCCACTGCCGATCAGCTGCGAAGTGCATCGAAGGCGTTGTACGAGGGCACGCAGCGCAAGACGCAAGAGATCATCGACGAGGCGGAACGTGCCGCACGGGAGATCACGACCAAAGCCGAGCGTGATGCCGCCTGGGTGCTCGAAGCCGCACGGCAGAAGGCCGCGGCCGTGCGCAAAGACGCTAATCTCGATGCGAAGACCCGGCGCGAGCGGGCCGACTCCGTGCTGGCCGACGCCAGCGCCCAAGCCGAGCGCATCATCGCATCCGCCGATCGGCGCGCCGAGGAGATCGCCGGCGACGCCTACCGGGCACTTCAGGAAGCCGACCGGCTCGGGGAGGTTGCCGAGGCAATGCGCAACGTCATCGACGGCTACGGCGATCGCTATCTCAAGCCAACCTTCGGGCTGCTCGACGAGCTGGCCGAGACCTACGGCTTCGACGACAGCGGCCGGCAGCTCAAGGCCGCCCGCGAGCGGACCAGCCTGATGGTCGAGGAGCAGCGCGCGGCGACCTGCGAGTATGTCGAGGCCAAGCGCCGCGATACCGCGGAGCGATTCGTCGTCGATGCCTTCAACGGCAAGGTCGACACCATCCTGTCCAGGGTCAAGACCACCAACTACGGTGTCCTCGAGCAGGAGATCCGCGATGCCTTTGCACTCGTGAATCAGAACGGCAAGGCATTCCGGGACGCACGAATCACGCGGGAGTATCTGCAGGCCCGGCTCGATGAGCTGACGTCGGCGACCGCCATCGAGGTCAAGCGCCAGGAGGATAAAGCCGAGCAGCGCCGCATTCGCGAGCAGATCCGCGAGGAGCAAAAGGCCCAACGCGAGATCGAGCGCGCCCTGAAGGAAAGCGCACGCGAGGAGGAATCACTCCAGAAAGCATTGGCCAAAGTCCAGGCCGAAGCCGAGCAAGCCAGCGAGGCGCAGCGTGCGGCCTTCGACGCACGGTTGGCCGAGCTGCATGCGCGGCTGGAGGAGGCCGAGGCGCGCAACCAACGTGCGCTGTCGATGGCCCAGCAGACCAAGGCCGGTCACGTCTACGTGATCTCGAACATCGGCTCTTTCGGCGAGGATGTCTTCAAGGTCGGCATGACACGCCGGCTCGAACCGCTCGATCGCGTGCGCGAGCTCGGCGATGCCAGTGTCCCTTTCGGGTTCGACGTCCACGCGCTGATCTGGAGCGAGGATGCTCCGGCGCTCGAATCAGCCCTGCACCGCGACTTCATGCGCGAGCAGGTGAACAAGGTCAATCCGCGCAAGGAGTTCTTCCAGGTTCCGCTCGCGGCAATCCGACGACAGCTCGAAGGCAGGGGGATTCAGGCATCCTGGACCATGGCCGCCGCTGCCGCCGAATATCGCGAGAGCCTCGCGCTCGCCAAGCAGCTTGCCGAGGACCCCGAGAAGGCACGCGAGTGGACGCATCGCCAATCCGAATACGACCTTTCTACCGTGTACGACAAGAGCGAGAGCGAAGACAGGACACTCGCGAACGCCTAG
- a CDS encoding helix-turn-helix domain-containing protein produces MPMLEKEELSAAIGLRLRVERHRLGLSLSQLSVLTLDKIAKSRISNYEQGIRRMGLEEAVILAHALGDVSPAYLLCLVDRDPLTVAEHNLLARFRASDKSGQAMIVATAEAEAERSDGRQAQAA; encoded by the coding sequence ATGCCTATGCTTGAGAAGGAAGAATTGAGTGCCGCAATCGGTTTGCGGCTGCGTGTCGAACGCCACCGGCTGGGGTTGAGCCTGTCGCAGCTATCCGTGCTGACGCTAGACAAAATAGCCAAGTCCCGGATCAGCAACTACGAGCAGGGTATCCGGCGCATGGGGCTCGAGGAGGCGGTGATCCTCGCACACGCACTCGGCGATGTCTCGCCCGCCTATCTGCTATGTCTGGTGGATCGCGATCCGTTGACGGTCGCAGAGCACAATCTACTGGCCCGCTTCCGCGCGAGCGACAAGAGCGGACAGGCAATGATCGTCGCAACCGCCGAGGCGGAAGCTGAACGCTCTGATGGTCGACAGGCACAAGCGGCCTAA
- a CDS encoding helix-turn-helix transcriptional regulator yields MPAHANPPSPIFGPRLRQLRNQSEFSQEKVGVMIGLEESSARARISRYETGEHDPSEATALKIAEVFGVPLA; encoded by the coding sequence ATGCCCGCGCATGCGAATCCGCCCTCCCCCATCTTCGGCCCGCGACTGCGGCAACTCCGCAACCAGTCCGAGTTCTCCCAAGAAAAGGTCGGCGTCATGATCGGTCTGGAGGAGAGCAGTGCACGGGCACGGATCAGCCGCTACGAGACAGGCGAGCATGATCCATCGGAGGCGACGGCCCTGAAGATCGCCGAGGTTTTCGGCGTACCGCTGGCCTAA
- a CDS encoding secondary thiamine-phosphate synthase enzyme YjbQ, producing the protein MRETIPLTTHRDQELVDITAEVHAVVKRSGIRDGIVHVYAQGATAAIMIQENWDESVQEDVIDFLSKQIPKGVWRHDAQDGNGDAHLKAGLVGPSETVPLIDGELGLSRWQNLFFCEFDGPRTERRVVVTVIADR; encoded by the coding sequence ATGCGCGAGACCATCCCACTGACCACCCACCGCGACCAGGAGCTGGTCGACATCACCGCCGAAGTGCATGCCGTCGTCAAACGCAGCGGCATCCGCGACGGCATCGTTCACGTCTACGCCCAGGGCGCCACGGCCGCGATCATGATCCAGGAGAACTGGGACGAGAGCGTGCAGGAGGACGTGATCGACTTCCTCTCCAAGCAGATCCCGAAGGGGGTGTGGCGTCATGACGCCCAAGACGGCAACGGCGATGCGCACCTCAAGGCGGGCCTGGTCGGACCTTCCGAGACAGTCCCCTTGATCGACGGCGAACTCGGTCTGTCGCGTTGGCAGAACCTCTTCTTCTGCGAGTTTGACGGGCCGAGGACCGAGCGCAGGGTCGTCGTCACGGTCATCGCCGACCGGTAA
- a CDS encoding HNH endonuclease, which yields MWLVSPDELKPQLDVNKDIATRLQCTGEHLLARCDGGGTSRQNIVAACRFCNSKRHSRKKAPDPGAYRQLVNKRMRAGKWHPREIHRALG from the coding sequence ATGTGGTTGGTTAGTCCTGATGAGCTGAAACCCCAACTGGACGTCAACAAGGATATCGCAACCCGCCTGCAGTGTACGGGCGAACATTTGCTCGCAAGGTGCGATGGTGGAGGTACCTCGCGGCAAAACATCGTCGCCGCATGCCGTTTCTGCAATTCAAAGCGCCACTCCAGAAAGAAGGCCCCCGACCCCGGCGCCTACCGGCAGCTCGTGAACAAGCGAATGCGCGCCGGGAAATGGCACCCACGGGAGATCCATCGCGCTTTGGGTTAA
- a CDS encoding PIN domain-containing protein, which translates to MLDTNVFVAGLRSADGASRLVLRHALQGRLQPLFGNALWLEYQELLNRPVWGTQTTPEERSTVLAALARQGRWVRIYYGWRPNLPDEGDNHLIELAIAGHAEAIVTHNVRDLRLGELRLGHLRICTPAEFLEVFA; encoded by the coding sequence GTGCTGGATACGAACGTCTTCGTGGCCGGTCTCCGCTCGGCTGATGGGGCATCGCGTCTCGTGCTGCGCCACGCCCTGCAAGGCCGTCTGCAACCTCTGTTCGGCAACGCGCTCTGGCTGGAATATCAGGAACTTCTGAATCGCCCGGTCTGGGGCACCCAAACGACTCCGGAGGAGCGCTCCACGGTCCTTGCCGCGCTTGCCCGCCAAGGGCGGTGGGTGCGCATCTACTATGGCTGGCGGCCCAATCTTCCGGACGAAGGCGATAACCATCTGATCGAGCTCGCCATTGCAGGCCACGCAGAGGCGATCGTGACCCACAACGTCCGGGATCTGCGTTTGGGTGAGCTACGCCTCGGTCATCTTCGGATCTGCACACCAGCCGAATTCCTGGAGGTCTTCGCATGA
- a CDS encoding ribbon-helix-helix protein, CopG family: MSTLTIRLPDDTAERLRALARSRGLSVNKLIEELSAQALAAWDTESHFRASAAMGDPARALAILDRLDAAEADATRPLD; encoded by the coding sequence ATGAGCACCCTGACAATCCGTCTTCCGGACGATACCGCCGAGCGCCTGCGTGCCCTGGCGCGCAGCCGGGGCCTGAGCGTCAACAAGCTCATCGAGGAGTTGAGTGCTCAGGCATTGGCCGCCTGGGATACCGAGAGCCACTTTCGGGCGTCGGCGGCGATGGGTGACCCGGCACGCGCCTTAGCCATCCTCGATCGTCTGGATGCCGCCGAAGCAGATGCGACGCGTCCTCTCGATTAG